From the genome of Populus trichocarpa isolate Nisqually-1 chromosome 15, P.trichocarpa_v4.1, whole genome shotgun sequence, one region includes:
- the LOC7474834 gene encoding non-specific lipid transfer protein GPI-anchored 3, which yields MDSKTTLSFFLIFSSCVFLGFSGGEALEMSCIQNLLPCKPYLPGTEPPPPVCCLPLKDMVAHQAQCLCSALANPDLLKDFNVTMDGALKLAKTCGASVDMSVCKNATSPSGSPAKPSTPTTNATTPSGSNTTPKSAANYEIAHFGGSGFVAAIFLGLIFSML from the exons ATGGATTCGAAGACCACGTTGAGTTTCTTTCTGATCTTCTCATCATGTGTCTTTCTAGGGTTTTCAGGAGGTGAGGCTCTAGAAATGTCATGTATACAAAATCTGCTTCCATGTAAACCCTATTTACCAGGAACCGAGCCGCCGCCACCTGTTTGCTGCTTGCCACTGAAGGACATGGTCGCACATCAAGCTCAGTGTCTTTGCAGTGCTTTAGCAAATCCAGATCTCCTGAAGGATTTCAACGTCACCATGGATGGTGCCCTTAAGCTTGCCAAGACTTGTGGCGCCTCAGTTGACATGTCTGTTTGCAAAAATG caacaTCTCCATCAGGTTCTCCGGCAAAGCCATCAACTCCTACCACCAATGCAACAACTCCAAGTG GTTCCAACACAACTCCAAAAAGTGCAGCAAATTATGAGATCGCTCACTTTGGAGGATCTGGTTTCGTTGCTGCTATCTTTCtgggtttgattttttccaTGTTGTAA